Proteins from a genomic interval of Pseudomonas sp. RC10:
- a CDS encoding MFS transporter: MSSNPDIQAIDAAVAAPMAAAPARPASHRRWFMLSLLLIATIINYVDRVNISIAAPFMAKDLGLDKVQMGLIFSAFAWTYAFALVPAGFIADRFGSRLTYGASLISWSAVTVCQGMAGGFASLFGLRLAIGAMEAPAFPANSRAVTVWFPARERGLASSIYVCGQYLGTALFTGLLLWLATTYDWRHVFYSTGIVGILFGVAWLYLYRDPLSCKKVSQQELDYIEAGGGLVKSSQDKNKFKWGQIAELFQYRQVWAICIGKFANTSVLYFFLTWFPTYLIEERHLTMVKVGIFAVLPFIGATVGVLLAGFVSDWLIRRGISLSFARKLPLVVGSALGMSIMLVNFTDSNEVCIALLTIAFFAQGIASASWAAVSEIAPKELIGLTGGVTSLAANIGGIVTPIVIGQILHVTGGFAWAFWFIGGLACMGTLSYSLLLGRIYRIQLKAS, translated from the coding sequence ATGTCGAGCAACCCTGATATTCAGGCGATCGATGCTGCCGTGGCCGCGCCCATGGCTGCCGCTCCAGCACGTCCCGCCTCCCACCGCCGCTGGTTCATGCTCTCGCTGCTGCTGATCGCGACGATCATCAACTACGTGGACCGGGTCAACATTTCCATCGCCGCCCCGTTCATGGCCAAAGACCTCGGACTCGATAAAGTCCAGATGGGCTTGATCTTCTCCGCGTTTGCCTGGACCTACGCCTTCGCTCTGGTACCCGCCGGTTTCATCGCCGACCGTTTCGGTTCGCGTTTGACGTACGGCGCGTCGCTCATCTCTTGGTCTGCCGTCACAGTGTGCCAAGGGATGGCGGGCGGATTTGCGTCACTGTTCGGATTGCGTCTGGCCATCGGCGCCATGGAAGCACCGGCGTTCCCGGCCAACAGTCGTGCCGTCACGGTCTGGTTTCCGGCGCGGGAGCGGGGCCTGGCGAGCAGCATCTACGTGTGTGGCCAGTATCTCGGCACCGCGTTGTTCACCGGTTTGCTGCTGTGGCTCGCAACCACCTACGACTGGCGCCACGTGTTCTACAGCACCGGCATCGTCGGCATCCTGTTCGGCGTTGCCTGGCTCTACCTGTACCGCGATCCGCTGAGCTGCAAGAAGGTCAGTCAGCAAGAGCTCGACTACATTGAGGCGGGTGGTGGCCTGGTCAAAAGCAGTCAGGACAAAAATAAATTCAAGTGGGGGCAGATCGCGGAGCTGTTTCAGTATCGTCAGGTCTGGGCGATCTGCATCGGCAAATTCGCCAACACGTCGGTGCTGTATTTCTTCCTGACCTGGTTCCCGACATACCTGATCGAAGAACGTCATTTGACCATGGTCAAAGTCGGGATCTTCGCGGTACTGCCATTCATTGGCGCTACGGTCGGCGTGTTACTGGCAGGGTTCGTTTCCGACTGGCTCATCCGTCGCGGAATTTCGTTGTCCTTTGCCCGCAAACTGCCGCTGGTGGTGGGCTCGGCGCTGGGCATGTCGATCATGCTCGTCAACTTCACTGACTCCAATGAGGTCTGCATCGCGTTGCTGACCATCGCCTTCTTCGCACAAGGCATCGCATCGGCGTCCTGGGCTGCCGTCTCGGAAATCGCACCGAAAGAACTGATCGGCCTGACCGGCGGCGTCACTAGCCTGGCGGCGAATATTGGCGGCATCGTGACCCCCATCGTCATCGGTCAAATTCTGCATGTCACGGGCGGTTTCGCCTGGGCATTCTGGTTCATCGGCGGGCTCGCCTGCATGGGCACGCTGTCTTACTCGCTGTTGCTGGGCCGGATTTACCGCATCCAACTCAAGGCCAGCTAA
- a CDS encoding LysR family transcriptional regulator yields MDRIECMRAFVATVGANGFAAAARALDVPRSKVSKQIQALEEAIGVQLLQRTTRSLHLTEAGAEYYDACRDVIASLDEAEQRARTGMGEIRGVLRVNAPMSFGLSRLGPLIPLFNQLHPNVELQVVLSDQQVDPVKGGFDVTIRIASLPDSSMVARSLAPAPRLMVASPDYLAKHGVPQSPKDLANHQFLSYGYLQSGISLQLCNGKETQRVTVSGPLHANNGDILAQAAVGGMGIALLPNFIVERAVADGRLKAVLCEWEAPAISVNAVYPSARRVPMKTRAFIDFLVAELALGTAGF; encoded by the coding sequence ATGGATCGCATCGAATGCATGCGCGCGTTTGTCGCCACCGTCGGCGCCAACGGTTTTGCGGCAGCGGCCCGGGCGCTGGATGTACCGCGCTCAAAAGTCAGCAAACAGATTCAGGCCTTGGAGGAAGCGATTGGTGTGCAACTGCTGCAACGCACCACCCGCAGCCTGCACCTGACAGAAGCCGGGGCCGAGTACTACGACGCCTGTCGCGATGTCATCGCCTCGCTGGACGAAGCGGAGCAGCGTGCACGCACGGGAATGGGTGAAATACGCGGGGTGTTGCGGGTCAACGCGCCGATGTCGTTCGGCTTGAGTCGGCTCGGGCCACTGATCCCTCTGTTCAATCAACTGCACCCGAATGTCGAGCTGCAAGTCGTGCTCAGCGACCAGCAGGTCGATCCGGTGAAAGGCGGCTTTGACGTGACCATCCGGATTGCCAGCCTGCCGGACTCTTCGATGGTGGCTCGCTCATTGGCTCCGGCGCCGCGGCTCATGGTGGCCTCGCCTGACTACCTCGCGAAACACGGCGTGCCGCAATCGCCGAAGGATCTGGCGAATCATCAATTCCTCAGTTACGGCTATCTGCAAAGCGGGATCAGCCTGCAACTGTGCAACGGCAAGGAAACGCAGCGCGTCACGGTCAGCGGGCCGTTGCACGCGAACAACGGCGACATTCTTGCGCAGGCGGCGGTGGGGGGAATGGGCATCGCGTTGCTGCCGAATTTCATCGTCGAAAGGGCCGTGGCGGATGGGCGATTGAAGGCGGTGTTGTGCGAGTGGGAAGCCCCGGCGATTTCGGTGAACGCGGTGTACCCGTCAGCGCGCCGCGTGCCGATGAAGACACGGGCGTTCATTGATTTTCTGGTGGCGGAATTGGCGTTGGGCACGGCGGGGTTTTGA
- a CDS encoding hydrolase — MSIRELLNPTNSALILIDHQPQMAFGVQSIDRQTLKNNTVGLAKAAKIFNVPTIYTSVETQSFSGYIWPELLAVHPDQQPIERTSMNSWEDKKLVEAVKATGRKKLIIAALWTEVCLNFPTLDALAEGYEVYIVTDASGGTTKEAHDMSVQRMIQAGAVPVTWQQVLLEFQRDWAHKETYDAVMQLVLEHSGAYGMGVDYAYTMVHGAPQRKAN; from the coding sequence ATGTCTATCCGCGAACTGCTGAACCCAACCAATTCCGCATTGATCCTGATCGACCACCAGCCACAGATGGCATTCGGCGTGCAGTCGATCGATCGTCAAACCCTGAAGAACAACACCGTGGGTCTGGCCAAGGCCGCCAAAATCTTCAACGTGCCGACCATTTATACCTCGGTCGAAACCCAGAGCTTCAGCGGCTACATCTGGCCGGAACTGCTGGCGGTACACCCGGACCAACAGCCCATCGAGCGCACGTCGATGAACTCTTGGGAAGACAAAAAACTGGTCGAAGCTGTGAAGGCGACCGGTCGCAAGAAGCTGATCATCGCCGCGCTGTGGACCGAAGTCTGCCTCAACTTCCCGACCCTTGATGCGCTGGCCGAAGGCTACGAGGTCTACATCGTCACTGACGCCTCGGGCGGCACCACCAAAGAAGCCCACGACATGTCCGTACAGCGCATGATTCAGGCAGGCGCGGTCCCGGTGACCTGGCAACAGGTCCTGCTCGAATTCCAACGCGACTGGGCGCACAAAGAAACCTACGACGCCGTCATGCAACTGGTGCTCGAACACAGCGGCGCCTACGGCATGGGTGTTGATTACGCCTACACCATGGTTCACGGCGCGCCACAGCGTAAAGCCAACTAA
- a CDS encoding 2-hydroxyacid dehydrogenase, protein MKPEILQLSPILIPDINARLNALYTVRPYFQQTDKAAYLAEHGANIRGVVTGGHTGITRAVMEQLPKVEVIAVNGVGTDAVDLAYARDRGIRVTATIGALTEDVADLAIGLLISACRGLGTGDRYVRSGEWARTATPLVPLPLARQFSGMRVGIVGLGRVGRAVATRAAAFGCPISYTDLNPMSDVPYAFVSDLVELARQSDALIVAAAADKAKGIINAQVLEALGAQGYLINVARGSLVNEPDLIAALQSGSIAGAGLDVFVDEPNVPDVLFGLETVILQPHRASATVQTRTKMGEMVLASLAAVLEGREPVGAVA, encoded by the coding sequence ATGAAACCTGAAATCCTGCAACTCAGCCCGATCCTGATTCCCGACATCAATGCGCGGCTCAACGCGCTGTACACCGTGCGCCCGTATTTTCAGCAGACTGACAAAGCGGCCTATCTCGCCGAGCACGGCGCTAACATTCGCGGCGTCGTCACGGGCGGCCACACCGGCATCACCCGTGCGGTGATGGAGCAGTTGCCGAAGGTGGAAGTGATTGCGGTCAATGGCGTCGGCACGGACGCGGTAGACCTGGCCTATGCCCGTGATCGCGGGATTCGGGTCACGGCCACCATTGGTGCGCTGACCGAGGACGTCGCGGACCTCGCCATTGGCCTGTTGATTTCGGCCTGTCGCGGATTGGGCACTGGCGACCGCTACGTGCGCTCCGGCGAATGGGCCAGAACCGCCACGCCGCTGGTGCCGCTGCCTCTGGCCCGTCAGTTCAGCGGCATGCGCGTGGGCATCGTCGGCCTGGGCCGGGTAGGGCGTGCCGTCGCCACCCGGGCTGCGGCGTTCGGATGCCCTATCAGTTACACCGACCTCAACCCGATGAGCGACGTGCCTTACGCCTTCGTCAGTGATCTGGTGGAACTGGCTCGCCAAAGCGATGCGCTGATTGTTGCTGCCGCAGCGGACAAGGCCAAGGGCATCATCAATGCTCAAGTGCTGGAGGCGCTGGGCGCGCAGGGGTATTTGATCAACGTCGCGCGGGGCAGTCTGGTGAACGAGCCGGACCTGATCGCCGCATTGCAATCGGGGTCAATCGCGGGCGCCGGGCTGGACGTGTTCGTCGATGAACCGAACGTGCCCGATGTGCTGTTCGGCCTGGAAACCGTGATTCTGCAACCCCACCGCGCCAGCGCGACCGTGCAGACCCGCACGAAGATGGGCGAGATGGTGTTGGCCAGTCTGGCGGCGGTGCTGGAAGGCCGTGAGCCCGTGGGCGCGGTCGCCTGA
- a CDS encoding AraC family transcriptional regulator yields the protein MDSANRVPTFGMQQRSERPDFYIRGKTEGKPETAPHRHEYFQIQINLGGDTVQHIGGVVRPFPRHTLAFILPHKLHLIPHPPEGNFLLINFAQTFLLPQLQCDPLDLEDVAIALAPELSPFRFQEHLDFTLDAEDFAEIQRLLDRMRELDQNRQFGTREMLKGCLLQLIGTVCALYAEPIKLLADDNAAERSRRDALARMSEYVRKNLSDPDLSLKKAASAAFLSPNYLTHWLRKEVGKTFSELVLERRMHLARTLLLNGSKPVGEVARLCGFSDEAYFSRRFRHAHGMPPGQFRKQRDL from the coding sequence ATGGACTCTGCCAATCGCGTCCCCACTTTCGGCATGCAGCAACGCAGCGAGCGGCCGGATTTCTATATCCGTGGCAAGACCGAGGGCAAACCGGAAACCGCGCCTCACCGGCATGAGTATTTCCAGATTCAGATCAATCTGGGGGGCGATACGGTGCAGCATATCGGCGGTGTCGTCCGGCCCTTTCCGCGCCACACGCTGGCGTTCATCCTGCCGCACAAATTGCACCTGATCCCACACCCGCCCGAGGGCAATTTCCTGCTGATCAACTTCGCCCAGACCTTTCTGCTGCCGCAATTGCAATGCGACCCGCTGGACCTGGAGGACGTGGCCATTGCGCTGGCGCCTGAACTGTCGCCCTTTCGGTTTCAGGAGCATCTGGATTTCACCCTCGACGCAGAGGACTTCGCAGAGATCCAGCGTCTGCTCGACCGCATGCGCGAGCTGGACCAGAACCGTCAGTTCGGCACGCGGGAGATGCTCAAGGGCTGTTTGCTGCAACTGATCGGGACCGTCTGCGCGCTGTACGCCGAACCGATCAAGCTGCTGGCAGACGACAACGCCGCCGAACGCAGCCGTCGCGATGCGCTGGCGCGGATGTCCGAATACGTGCGCAAAAACCTGAGCGACCCGGACCTGAGCCTGAAAAAAGCGGCCTCAGCGGCGTTCCTGTCACCCAACTACCTGACCCACTGGCTGCGCAAGGAAGTCGGCAAGACCTTCAGCGAACTGGTGCTGGAACGCCGCATGCACCTGGCCCGCACCCTGTTGCTGAACGGCAGCAAGCCTGTGGGCGAAGTGGCCCGGCTGTGCGGGTTTTCAGACGAGGCCTACTTTTCACGGCGGTTTCGTCACGCCCACGGGATGCCGCCGGGGCAGTTCAGGAAGCAGCGGGATTTGTAG
- a CDS encoding fumarylacetoacetate hydrolase family protein encodes MSMSNFVFEPARTPSLPVSGSDARFPVARVFCLGRNYYWGDALNAVREVPAFFMKPATSVIDATGELDFPTQTEQFCHEIELVVAIGKDGFEIGEAQALDHVWGYAAGLDLTRRDLQMAAKAVGNPWEPAKAFDGSAPITPIRPASPDSHPKQGAIWLSVNGVERQRSDLDSQIWSVSEIISQLSHSVGLRAGDLIMTGTPPGVAALQAGDVINAGISGIGELEMRVGSRRAD; translated from the coding sequence ATCTCCATGAGCAATTTTGTCTTCGAACCCGCCCGCACCCCTAGCTTGCCTGTCAGTGGCAGCGACGCGCGCTTCCCTGTCGCGCGGGTGTTTTGCCTGGGACGCAATTATTACTGGGGCGACGCGCTCAATGCCGTGCGCGAAGTTCCGGCGTTTTTCATGAAGCCTGCGACCTCGGTCATCGATGCGACCGGCGAGCTGGATTTTCCGACCCAGACCGAGCAGTTCTGCCACGAGATCGAACTAGTGGTTGCCATCGGCAAGGACGGTTTCGAGATCGGCGAAGCACAGGCCCTCGACCACGTATGGGGTTACGCCGCTGGCCTGGACCTGACCCGCCGCGACCTGCAAATGGCCGCGAAGGCAGTGGGCAATCCGTGGGAACCCGCCAAGGCATTCGACGGATCTGCGCCGATCACCCCGATTCGCCCGGCGAGCCCTGACAGCCACCCGAAGCAGGGCGCGATCTGGCTCAGCGTCAATGGCGTGGAGCGTCAGCGCTCGGACCTAGACAGCCAGATCTGGTCGGTAAGCGAAATCATCAGCCAGCTTTCCCACTCCGTCGGCCTGCGCGCCGGGGACCTGATCATGACCGGCACCCCGCCCGGCGTCGCAGCACTCCAGGCGGGTGATGTGATCAACGCGGGCATCAGTGGCATCGGCGAGTTGGAAATGCGCGTCGGCAGCCGTCGCGCTGACTGA
- a CDS encoding SDR family oxidoreductase, giving the protein MTAQSPSKIALVTGAGSGIGRAVALGLLEDGYKVVVTGRRLEPLEAFVAQAREQGGEALAVSTDVRDPASVDALFATIEEVYGRLDVVFNNAGVNAPAVPMDELPVETWLSVIDTNVTGVFLCSRGAFGLMRKQSPQGGRIINNGSISAHVPRPFTAPYTASKHAVLGLTKSLALDGREFNIACSQIDIGNALTELSVRMTKGVRQANGSIAVEPMIDVKHIADAVRYISALPLSANVLNMTVMATNMPFVGRG; this is encoded by the coding sequence ATGACTGCACAATCCCCCTCGAAAATTGCCTTGGTGACCGGCGCAGGCAGCGGCATCGGTCGCGCTGTGGCGTTGGGCCTGCTGGAAGATGGCTACAAGGTCGTGGTGACCGGACGCCGCCTCGAACCCCTGGAAGCCTTTGTGGCGCAGGCCCGCGAGCAGGGCGGCGAAGCGTTGGCGGTGTCCACTGATGTGCGCGATCCGGCCAGCGTCGACGCGCTGTTCGCGACCATCGAAGAGGTTTATGGCCGACTCGATGTTGTATTCAACAACGCGGGCGTCAACGCACCGGCTGTGCCGATGGACGAGTTGCCGGTCGAGACGTGGCTGAGTGTGATCGACACCAACGTGACCGGGGTTTTCTTGTGCAGTCGCGGGGCGTTCGGCCTGATGCGCAAACAGTCGCCGCAGGGGGGCCGGATTATCAACAACGGCTCGATTTCCGCCCACGTTCCGCGCCCGTTCACCGCGCCGTACACCGCTAGCAAACACGCCGTTCTGGGTCTGACCAAAAGCCTCGCATTGGACGGCCGCGAGTTCAACATCGCGTGCAGCCAGATCGACATCGGCAATGCGCTGACCGAGCTGTCAGTGCGCATGACCAAAGGCGTGCGTCAGGCCAACGGGTCGATCGCGGTGGAGCCGATGATCGACGTCAAACACATCGCCGATGCCGTGCGTTACATCTCCGCGCTGCCGCTGTCGGCCAACGTGCTGAACATGACCGTCATGGCCACCAACATGCCTTTCGTGGGCCGTGGTTGA